One genomic window of Gossypium hirsutum isolate 1008001.06 chromosome D11, Gossypium_hirsutum_v2.1, whole genome shotgun sequence includes the following:
- the LOC107928711 gene encoding structural maintenance of chromosomes flexible hinge domain-containing protein GMI1 isoform X4, producing the protein MDNSDENSIVKWGKMGASLNRLYKQQAIGCKPPFLVPFFGMFGYGGPIASMNLGSCVEVSSKTKQSKKVYKLRLAREALLGNSGSECSWNTDGGIRDPLDEEIKESPHGSFTKVVILNPVVRNLDISKLQCKLKDIYFPYIQGTAGVALAGLLGTVRAQGRSLDDFPNHKIVVVGAGSAGLGVLSMAVQAVVRMTGNADTAAQNFFLLDKDVQFCTSFLAFFILFVRSLLCSFRYVMSFLLCNEDVDFMN; encoded by the exons ATGGACAACAGTGATGAAAACTCTATTGTGAAGTG GGGAAAGATGGGTGCCTCGCTAAACAGGTTATATAAACAACAGGCAATAGGGTGCAAGCCACCATTCTTAGTG CCCTTTTTTGGCATGTTTGGATATGGAGGACCTATTGCATCTATGAATCTAGGGAG CTGTGTTGAAGTCTCTTCCAAGACAAAACAATCCAAGAAAGTTTACAAGTTACGTCTTGCACGAGAGGCTTTACTTGGCAATTCTGGCTCTGAATGTAGTTGGAAT ACTGATGGAGGCATTAGGGATCCTCTTGATGAAGAAATCAAAGAGTCACCCCATGGGAGCTTTACAAAG GTGGTGATATTAAATCCTGTAGTGAGAAACTTGGACATATCTAAGCTCCAATGTAAGCTGAAAGACATATACTTCCCATATATTCAG GGAACTGCTGGAGTTGCACTTGCTGGATTGTTAGGAACTGTAAGAGCACAAGGTCGATCTTTGGATGATTTTCCAAATCACAAGATTGTTGTGGTGGGAGCTGGAAG TGCAGGGCTTGGTGTTCTTAGCATGGCTGTTCAAGCTGTTGTAAGGATGACAGGAAATGCAGATACAGCTGCACAGAACTTCTTCCTACTTGATAAAGATGTACAATTTTGTACCTCCTTTCTAGCTTTTTTCATCCTATTTGTGCGAAgccttttatgttcttttagatATGTAATGTCCTTTCTCTTGTGTAATGAAGATGTGGATTTTATGAACtaa
- the LOC107928711 gene encoding uncharacterized protein isoform X1 codes for MDNSDENSIVKWGKMGASLNRLYKQQAIGCKPPFLVPFFGMFGYGGPIASMNLGSCVEVSSKTKQSKKVYKLRLAREALLGNSGSECSWNTDGGIRDPLDEEIKESPHGSFTKVYSSVVILNPVVRNLDISKLQCKLKDIYFPYIQFEDFQMKWAFKTLKHYRERFCMFNDDVQGTAGVALAGLLGTVRAQGRSLDDFPNHKIVVVGAGSAGLGVLSMAVQAVVRMTGNADTAAQNFFLLDKDVQFCTSFLAFFILFVRSLLCSFRYVMSFLLCNEDVDFMN; via the exons ATGGACAACAGTGATGAAAACTCTATTGTGAAGTG GGGAAAGATGGGTGCCTCGCTAAACAGGTTATATAAACAACAGGCAATAGGGTGCAAGCCACCATTCTTAGTG CCCTTTTTTGGCATGTTTGGATATGGAGGACCTATTGCATCTATGAATCTAGGGAG CTGTGTTGAAGTCTCTTCCAAGACAAAACAATCCAAGAAAGTTTACAAGTTACGTCTTGCACGAGAGGCTTTACTTGGCAATTCTGGCTCTGAATGTAGTTGGAAT ACTGATGGAGGCATTAGGGATCCTCTTGATGAAGAAATCAAAGAGTCACCCCATGGGAGCTTTACAAAGGTTTACTCTTCT GTGGTGATATTAAATCCTGTAGTGAGAAACTTGGACATATCTAAGCTCCAATGTAAGCTGAAAGACATATACTTCCCATATATTCAG TTTGAGGATTTTCAAATGAAGTGGGCCTTTAAAACTCTGAAACACTATCGGGAAAGGTTTTGCATGTTTAATGATGACGTACAG GGAACTGCTGGAGTTGCACTTGCTGGATTGTTAGGAACTGTAAGAGCACAAGGTCGATCTTTGGATGATTTTCCAAATCACAAGATTGTTGTGGTGGGAGCTGGAAG TGCAGGGCTTGGTGTTCTTAGCATGGCTGTTCAAGCTGTTGTAAGGATGACAGGAAATGCAGATACAGCTGCACAGAACTTCTTCCTACTTGATAAAGATGTACAATTTTGTACCTCCTTTCTAGCTTTTTTCATCCTATTTGTGCGAAgccttttatgttcttttagatATGTAATGTCCTTTCTCTTGTGTAATGAAGATGTGGATTTTATGAACtaa
- the LOC107928731 gene encoding tyrosine-protein phosphatase non-receptor type 23-like, with product MQQLGESYPAAPIEAEPVPYYDPKPELEQKPQPEPQPMPQPDPKQSPSHVDSQNYHSNLTGTDYFPSFSEGEYAYDFKLFGSYLPGPYPQHHETPFTASSLSMPNEGPAPNDFPSIFTTPPPAPNDDDGSCEHKT from the coding sequence ATGCAGCAACTTGGGGAATCATACCCAGCGGCCCCGATAGAGGCGGAGCCTGTGCCATATTATGATCCGAAACCAGAGCTCGAGCAGAAGCCCCAGCCAGAGCCACAACCTATGCCCCAGCCAGATCCGAAACAATCACCTTCACATGTGGATTCACAAAACTATCATTCGAACTTGACGGGCACTGACTATTTCCCGAGCTTCTCAGAGGGTGAATACGCATACGACTTTAAACTCTTTGGATCCTACCTACCCGGCCCGTATCCGCAGCATCATGAGACTCCCTTCACAGCATCAAGTTTGTCGATGCCGAATGAGGGACCTGCTCCAAATGATTTCCCCTCTATTTTTACTACACCCCCACCTGCGCCAAATGATGATGATGGTAGTTGCGAACACAAAACGTGA
- the LOC107928711 gene encoding structural maintenance of chromosomes flexible hinge domain-containing protein GMI1 isoform X2 produces MDNSDENSIVKWGKMGASLNRLYKQQAIGCKPPFLVPFFGMFGYGGPIASMNLGSCVEVSSKTKQSKKVYKLRLAREALLGNSGSECSWNTDGGIRDPLDEEIKESPHGSFTKVVILNPVVRNLDISKLQCKLKDIYFPYIQFEDFQMKWAFKTLKHYRERFCMFNDDVQGTAGVALAGLLGTVRAQGRSLDDFPNHKIVVVGAGSAGLGVLSMAVQAVVRMTGNADTAAQNFFLLDKDVQFCTSFLAFFILFVRSLLCSFRYVMSFLLCNEDVDFMN; encoded by the exons ATGGACAACAGTGATGAAAACTCTATTGTGAAGTG GGGAAAGATGGGTGCCTCGCTAAACAGGTTATATAAACAACAGGCAATAGGGTGCAAGCCACCATTCTTAGTG CCCTTTTTTGGCATGTTTGGATATGGAGGACCTATTGCATCTATGAATCTAGGGAG CTGTGTTGAAGTCTCTTCCAAGACAAAACAATCCAAGAAAGTTTACAAGTTACGTCTTGCACGAGAGGCTTTACTTGGCAATTCTGGCTCTGAATGTAGTTGGAAT ACTGATGGAGGCATTAGGGATCCTCTTGATGAAGAAATCAAAGAGTCACCCCATGGGAGCTTTACAAAG GTGGTGATATTAAATCCTGTAGTGAGAAACTTGGACATATCTAAGCTCCAATGTAAGCTGAAAGACATATACTTCCCATATATTCAG TTTGAGGATTTTCAAATGAAGTGGGCCTTTAAAACTCTGAAACACTATCGGGAAAGGTTTTGCATGTTTAATGATGACGTACAG GGAACTGCTGGAGTTGCACTTGCTGGATTGTTAGGAACTGTAAGAGCACAAGGTCGATCTTTGGATGATTTTCCAAATCACAAGATTGTTGTGGTGGGAGCTGGAAG TGCAGGGCTTGGTGTTCTTAGCATGGCTGTTCAAGCTGTTGTAAGGATGACAGGAAATGCAGATACAGCTGCACAGAACTTCTTCCTACTTGATAAAGATGTACAATTTTGTACCTCCTTTCTAGCTTTTTTCATCCTATTTGTGCGAAgccttttatgttcttttagatATGTAATGTCCTTTCTCTTGTGTAATGAAGATGTGGATTTTATGAACtaa
- the LOC107928711 gene encoding structural maintenance of chromosomes flexible hinge domain-containing protein GMI1 isoform X3: MDNSDENSIVKWGKMGASLNRLYKQQAIGCKPPFLVPFFGMFGYGGPIASMNLGSCVEVSSKTKQSKKVYKLRLAREALLGNSGSECSWNTDGGIRDPLDEEIKESPHGSFTKVYSSVVILNPVVRNLDISKLQCKLKDIYFPYIQGTAGVALAGLLGTVRAQGRSLDDFPNHKIVVVGAGSAGLGVLSMAVQAVVRMTGNADTAAQNFFLLDKDVQFCTSFLAFFILFVRSLLCSFRYVMSFLLCNEDVDFMN; this comes from the exons ATGGACAACAGTGATGAAAACTCTATTGTGAAGTG GGGAAAGATGGGTGCCTCGCTAAACAGGTTATATAAACAACAGGCAATAGGGTGCAAGCCACCATTCTTAGTG CCCTTTTTTGGCATGTTTGGATATGGAGGACCTATTGCATCTATGAATCTAGGGAG CTGTGTTGAAGTCTCTTCCAAGACAAAACAATCCAAGAAAGTTTACAAGTTACGTCTTGCACGAGAGGCTTTACTTGGCAATTCTGGCTCTGAATGTAGTTGGAAT ACTGATGGAGGCATTAGGGATCCTCTTGATGAAGAAATCAAAGAGTCACCCCATGGGAGCTTTACAAAGGTTTACTCTTCT GTGGTGATATTAAATCCTGTAGTGAGAAACTTGGACATATCTAAGCTCCAATGTAAGCTGAAAGACATATACTTCCCATATATTCAG GGAACTGCTGGAGTTGCACTTGCTGGATTGTTAGGAACTGTAAGAGCACAAGGTCGATCTTTGGATGATTTTCCAAATCACAAGATTGTTGTGGTGGGAGCTGGAAG TGCAGGGCTTGGTGTTCTTAGCATGGCTGTTCAAGCTGTTGTAAGGATGACAGGAAATGCAGATACAGCTGCACAGAACTTCTTCCTACTTGATAAAGATGTACAATTTTGTACCTCCTTTCTAGCTTTTTTCATCCTATTTGTGCGAAgccttttatgttcttttagatATGTAATGTCCTTTCTCTTGTGTAATGAAGATGTGGATTTTATGAACtaa